One segment of Streptomyces sp. NBC_01463 DNA contains the following:
- a CDS encoding bifunctional glycosyltransferase family 2 protein/CDP-glycerol:glycerophosphate glycerophosphotransferase, whose translation MNNERDTPDVWVTVVIPAYNAATTIGKAVQSAVNQTYELVEVVVVDDASTDNTLDVVKGFAGNNPRVRVLRRAENSGGVGAPRNMGIAQAAGRYVMFLDADDELPPRACELLLASALETGSDITAGKAVRTNRATGDSQTWAPEVFALGRTVPNLVEFPLMLTDPIAAAKLYRVDFLRSQGVFFPEGVFYEDTYFSTVAGCLADGITIITDPVYRWMWESDGGSITGRTGELRSITDRVAVHRATDAFLLDRGLWQLKVRKDSKFLAHDLRLYMRALAEGDPDFQQGFAQIASNYLFSISEEAFELCDPVDRVRAFLLMYQEIEAALTTLDYAQRKSTLSSFLVEEEGRVYWSGDHLHLPEARRMLDVTELGLSAANLSQVPLFAQLDRWSLTGGKLRFDGSLVNRFGRIAAGDDLKLTLAVRNRFTKRDLTAAVSGTEVDERFVGFGGVVDLESVLGREFSDSTVWNVSVIVEWKRTRSRSPLNVRDSDLSAFTFRAQDQELEGYRTVSGNLALRCAADGRRTFDAEQSDPAAPWMWWRNRISPPLPYVTGEYGLAVVVPCYNVEKYIDDCLGSVAAQSGFADTQVILVDDGSTDDTSRMLDHFAGFYANVVVVHQENGGLGNARNNGLDRVTAPYVTFLDSDDILGEDALAHMLRAARRDASDVVVGDLVNFPDRPYGPWKQYFGGGDRLVKDFAEVPDLVFSGSACNKLFSTGLLRDLGLRFGEGVHFEDAWLTLPAMLRSGAISVVDRPVYYYRGRPDGSSIMDSLWSKPANYWDHLKLNHFLLNMSADESPEIRRIFQRYVTRTYKGFLCNARNMMGRSQLEEIFPGIRSHYADIPDDVIDEFVTNPAQQLDHYAAKTGNFALFVAPEDVLENVPLAVQVDDQGFFRMFGNPARQSSAARVKDPNVVVESVRARGSVLVVEGCMSFPGMNIDSKFVNLLEFVHQTRAEKIVVPLRQIYRRDLNNARNGKDVYAGWYAEIPLSKLVEGGFRAGDFRLRVHSPDGTRHRNVVMKARLPLHRLKGVGEVGGYRYMMTIGDSDSLHFRLINRTVRARLKQVLWRTARELRIMKRRNPGWRMRLAYWLVYPLLHSREIWIIGERSDTAQDNSYHFFKWIRENRKRCRAYYVIDGDSADFAKVSPYGNVLKLGSWKHRMYLLHATKLIGAYDSESYLVPQGYRKALYLHRFGELIRYQRIFLQHGITYNDVTSGASQWITSYDMIITGGRQEREFFAEEAGYGSRAVLAGFTRFDALRKEPRERPRILLMPTWRQWIVTASYKKGAGPAKTSFTQSEYFRFYRALLSDARLARALDHFGVDLEFFPHYEIRPYLHHFQLDSPSIIVADPQARNVQQAMKECALMVTDYSSVFFDVAYMDTPIVHVPFDEEDFYGRHYKRGYFDLSTDGFGPVCRTVDTAVDEIIASIRNRFVVQSPYRERAEQFFAHRDHGNCERVFEAIDSLGTAGASALAPPGPVVPGHVRQTEKVWESAA comes from the coding sequence ATGAACAACGAACGGGACACCCCTGACGTCTGGGTGACAGTGGTCATCCCCGCCTACAACGCCGCGACGACCATCGGCAAGGCGGTCCAGTCCGCCGTCAACCAGACATACGAGCTGGTCGAGGTCGTCGTCGTCGACGACGCCTCCACGGACAACACGCTCGACGTCGTCAAGGGCTTCGCCGGCAACAACCCGCGCGTGCGCGTACTGCGCCGCGCGGAGAACAGCGGTGGCGTCGGAGCGCCGCGCAACATGGGCATCGCCCAGGCCGCCGGCCGGTACGTGATGTTCCTCGACGCCGACGACGAACTGCCGCCGCGCGCGTGCGAGCTGCTGCTGGCCAGTGCGCTGGAGACGGGCAGCGACATCACGGCGGGCAAGGCCGTCCGGACCAACCGGGCCACCGGCGACAGCCAGACTTGGGCTCCCGAGGTCTTCGCACTGGGGCGCACCGTCCCCAACCTCGTGGAATTCCCCCTGATGCTCACCGACCCGATCGCGGCGGCGAAGCTGTACCGGGTGGACTTCCTCCGGTCACAAGGGGTCTTCTTCCCGGAAGGGGTCTTCTACGAGGACACCTACTTCTCCACGGTGGCCGGCTGCCTGGCCGACGGGATCACGATCATCACCGACCCCGTCTACCGGTGGATGTGGGAATCCGATGGCGGTTCCATCACCGGCCGCACCGGGGAGCTGCGCAGCATCACGGACCGGGTCGCGGTGCACCGTGCCACCGACGCGTTCCTCCTGGACCGCGGTCTGTGGCAGCTCAAGGTGCGCAAGGACTCCAAGTTCCTCGCCCACGATCTCCGCCTCTACATGCGCGCACTCGCCGAAGGCGACCCGGACTTCCAGCAGGGCTTCGCGCAGATCGCGAGCAACTACCTCTTCTCGATCAGTGAGGAGGCGTTCGAGCTCTGCGACCCCGTCGACCGGGTCCGCGCCTTCCTGCTCATGTACCAGGAGATCGAAGCGGCGCTCACGACCCTGGACTACGCCCAGCGCAAGAGCACCCTGTCGTCCTTCCTGGTCGAGGAGGAGGGGCGCGTCTACTGGTCGGGCGATCACCTGCATCTGCCGGAGGCCCGGCGCATGCTCGACGTGACGGAACTCGGTCTGTCCGCCGCGAACCTCTCCCAGGTACCGCTCTTCGCCCAGCTGGACCGCTGGTCGCTGACCGGCGGAAAGCTCCGGTTCGATGGCAGCCTCGTCAACCGTTTCGGGCGGATAGCGGCGGGCGACGACCTCAAGCTCACCCTGGCCGTCCGCAACCGGTTCACGAAGCGGGACCTCACCGCCGCCGTCTCGGGCACGGAGGTCGACGAGCGGTTCGTGGGCTTCGGCGGTGTGGTGGACCTGGAGTCCGTGCTCGGCAGGGAATTCTCCGACAGCACCGTCTGGAACGTCTCCGTCATCGTGGAGTGGAAGCGGACCCGCTCCCGGTCCCCGCTCAACGTGCGCGACAGCGACCTCTCCGCCTTCACCTTCCGGGCGCAGGACCAGGAGCTGGAGGGGTACCGCACCGTCAGCGGCAACCTGGCCCTGCGATGCGCCGCCGACGGGCGCAGGACCTTCGACGCCGAGCAGAGCGACCCGGCCGCGCCCTGGATGTGGTGGCGGAACAGGATCTCCCCGCCACTGCCGTACGTGACGGGGGAGTACGGTCTCGCGGTCGTCGTGCCCTGCTACAACGTCGAGAAGTACATCGACGACTGTCTCGGCTCGGTCGCCGCCCAGAGCGGCTTCGCCGACACCCAGGTCATCCTCGTCGACGACGGATCCACCGACGACACCTCGCGCATGCTGGACCACTTCGCCGGCTTCTACGCCAACGTGGTCGTCGTCCACCAGGAGAACGGCGGTCTCGGGAACGCCCGCAACAACGGCCTCGACCGGGTCACGGCGCCCTACGTCACCTTCCTCGACTCCGACGACATCCTCGGCGAGGACGCCTTGGCGCACATGCTCCGGGCGGCCCGGCGCGACGCGTCGGACGTCGTGGTCGGCGACCTGGTCAACTTCCCGGACCGCCCCTACGGCCCCTGGAAGCAGTACTTCGGGGGCGGCGACCGCCTGGTCAAGGACTTCGCCGAGGTGCCGGACCTGGTCTTCAGCGGCTCGGCGTGCAACAAGCTCTTCAGCACCGGGCTGCTGCGCGACCTGGGTCTGCGCTTCGGTGAGGGCGTCCACTTCGAGGACGCGTGGCTGACGCTGCCCGCGATGCTGCGCTCCGGCGCCATCAGCGTGGTCGACCGGCCCGTCTACTACTACCGGGGCCGCCCCGACGGTTCGTCCATCATGGACTCGCTGTGGAGCAAGCCGGCGAACTACTGGGACCACCTGAAGCTCAACCACTTCCTGCTGAACATGTCGGCGGACGAGTCACCGGAGATCCGCAGGATCTTCCAGAGGTACGTGACCCGTACGTACAAGGGATTCCTCTGCAACGCCCGCAACATGATGGGGAGGTCGCAACTGGAGGAGATATTCCCCGGGATCCGGTCGCACTACGCGGACATCCCGGACGACGTGATCGACGAGTTCGTCACCAACCCGGCGCAGCAGCTCGACCACTATGCGGCGAAGACCGGGAACTTCGCCCTGTTCGTCGCGCCGGAGGACGTCCTGGAGAACGTTCCGCTGGCCGTTCAGGTGGACGACCAGGGCTTCTTCCGGATGTTCGGGAATCCCGCACGGCAGTCGAGTGCCGCCCGCGTGAAGGACCCCAACGTCGTCGTGGAGTCCGTGCGCGCGCGGGGCTCGGTTCTGGTGGTCGAAGGCTGCATGTCCTTCCCGGGCATGAACATCGACTCGAAGTTCGTCAACCTCCTGGAGTTCGTCCATCAGACGCGTGCGGAGAAGATCGTCGTTCCGCTCCGGCAGATCTACCGGCGGGACCTCAACAACGCCAGGAACGGCAAGGACGTCTATGCCGGCTGGTACGCCGAGATCCCGCTGAGCAAGCTCGTCGAGGGCGGGTTCAGGGCGGGCGACTTCCGGCTGCGCGTTCATTCGCCCGACGGCACGCGTCACCGCAACGTGGTGATGAAGGCCCGGCTGCCGCTGCACCGCCTCAAGGGCGTCGGTGAAGTCGGCGGGTACCGGTACATGATGACGATCGGGGACAGCGACTCCCTGCACTTCAGACTGATCAACCGCACGGTGAGGGCCCGTCTGAAGCAAGTCCTGTGGCGGACCGCGCGTGAACTCCGGATCATGAAGCGGCGGAACCCGGGCTGGCGGATGAGGCTGGCCTACTGGCTCGTCTATCCCCTGCTGCACTCGCGCGAGATATGGATCATCGGCGAACGCTCGGACACGGCGCAGGACAACTCGTACCACTTCTTCAAGTGGATCAGGGAGAACCGGAAGCGATGCCGCGCCTACTACGTCATCGACGGTGACTCCGCCGATTTCGCGAAGGTGAGTCCGTACGGAAACGTACTGAAGCTGGGCTCGTGGAAGCACCGCATGTACCTGCTCCACGCGACCAAGCTCATCGGGGCCTACGACTCCGAGTCCTATCTGGTCCCGCAGGGCTACCGGAAGGCTCTCTACCTGCACCGGTTCGGTGAGCTGATCCGGTACCAGCGCATATTCCTGCAGCACGGCATCACGTACAACGACGTGACGAGCGGTGCGTCGCAGTGGATCACCAGCTACGACATGATCATCACCGGCGGGCGTCAGGAGCGCGAGTTCTTCGCCGAGGAGGCGGGATACGGATCGAGGGCCGTGCTCGCCGGCTTCACCCGGTTCGACGCGCTGCGCAAGGAGCCGAGGGAGCGCCCGCGCATCCTTCTCATGCCGACCTGGCGCCAGTGGATCGTCACGGCTTCGTACAAGAAGGGCGCGGGCCCGGCGAAGACGTCCTTCACACAGTCCGAGTACTTCCGGTTCTACCGCGCGCTCCTGTCCGACGCCCGGCTCGCGCGGGCGCTGGACCACTTCGGCGTCGACCTGGAGTTCTTCCCGCACTACGAGATCCGTCCCTACCTCCATCACTTCCAGCTCGATTCGCCGTCGATCATCGTGGCCGATCCGCAGGCACGCAATGTGCAGCAGGCCATGAAGGAATGCGCCCTGATGGTGACGGACTATTCCTCCGTCTTCTTCGACGTGGCCTACATGGACACCCCGATCGTCCATGTGCCCTTCGACGAGGAGGACTTCTACGGGCGGCACTACAAGCGCGGCTACTTCGACCTCTCGACGGACGGGTTCGGTCCCGTCTGCCGGACGGTGGACACCGCCGTGGACGAGATCATCGCCTCGATCAGGAACCGGTTCGTCGTGCAGTCCCCGTACCGCGAGCGGGCCGAGCAGTTCTTCGCCCACCGGGACCACGGGAACTGCGAGCGGGTCTTCGAGGCGATCGACAGCCTGGGCACCGCGGGGGCGAGCGCCCTCGCACCGCCGGGACCGGTGGTCCCCGGTCACGTGCGGCAGACCGAGAAGGTGTGGGAAAGTGCTGCCTGA
- a CDS encoding CDP-alcohol phosphatidyltransferase family protein, whose amino-acid sequence MAKLSLRAVQKLTCKKRDAWWTVVLVDPVATRMLIVMARFRFITPNRVTWAALFVGLGSAALFLKGDTQSLIIGAALYHLSFIFDCIDGKLARLKGNGTVFGGWLDYVFDRIRVLFCALALMGGQYLRNGDERYLLAALLVVFLDMLRYVDALQIYKMRMSMRTKIEKVTREKQEAELAAAEAARGASGEPAAPQIQFMEDLLRENPEAEAETLKEQAEAAHVVDLHAQFRHRFPWYQRFRQALLRSRIRPHLISGIEFQMFIFIVGPLIGRILMTTLVSAVLLGIFELVIMYKFWLSTRDFTTVMEELSTAPTQAGTIAPHLHRGRHRRGVQDEFLVDQRLVDPRPDEDPYFQPYPEPYTSYEPDAWEPHAQTYTQQPVEGYVLPVHGGSHAAGPYHPLPQEQGYPGERESVG is encoded by the coding sequence ATGGCCAAGCTGTCCCTGCGTGCTGTCCAGAAGCTGACATGCAAGAAGCGTGACGCGTGGTGGACGGTTGTTCTGGTCGATCCTGTCGCGACCCGCATGCTCATCGTCATGGCGAGGTTCCGCTTCATCACGCCGAACCGCGTGACCTGGGCCGCCCTCTTCGTGGGGCTCGGTTCCGCCGCACTGTTCCTCAAGGGCGACACGCAGTCCCTCATCATCGGCGCCGCGCTCTACCACCTGAGCTTCATCTTCGACTGCATCGACGGCAAGCTCGCACGCCTCAAGGGCAACGGCACGGTGTTCGGCGGCTGGCTGGACTACGTTTTCGACCGCATCCGCGTGCTGTTCTGCGCCCTCGCGCTCATGGGCGGGCAGTACCTGCGGAACGGGGACGAGCGGTACCTGCTGGCGGCGCTGCTCGTCGTCTTCCTCGACATGCTGCGGTACGTGGACGCCCTGCAGATCTACAAGATGCGCATGTCGATGCGTACGAAGATCGAGAAGGTCACCCGGGAGAAGCAGGAGGCCGAACTCGCGGCGGCCGAGGCGGCGAGGGGCGCGTCGGGCGAGCCGGCGGCGCCGCAGATCCAGTTCATGGAGGACCTGCTGCGCGAGAACCCCGAAGCCGAGGCCGAGACGCTCAAGGAACAGGCCGAAGCCGCGCACGTCGTGGACCTGCACGCACAGTTCCGCCACCGCTTCCCCTGGTACCAGCGGTTCCGTCAGGCCCTGCTCCGCAGCCGGATCAGGCCGCACCTGATCAGCGGCATCGAGTTCCAGATGTTCATCTTCATCGTCGGTCCGCTGATCGGCCGGATCCTGATGACCACCCTGGTCTCCGCGGTCCTGCTCGGCATCTTCGAGCTCGTCATCATGTACAAGTTCTGGCTCTCCACCCGCGACTTCACCACCGTCATGGAAGAGCTGAGCACGGCCCCCACCCAGGCGGGCACCATCGCCCCCCACCTGCACCGCGGCCGTCATCGCCGCGGAGTGCAGGACGAATTCCTGGTGGACCAGCGCCTCGTCGATCCGCGGCCCGACGAGGACCCGTACTTCCAGCCGTACCCCGAGCCGTACACGTCGTACGAACCCGACGCATGGGAACCCCATGCGCAGACGTACACGCAGCAGCCGGTGGAGGGCTACGTCCTCCCGGTGCACGGCGGGTCGCACGCGGCCGGCCCGTACCACCCCCTGCCGCAGGAGCAGGGATACCCGGGTGAGCGAGAGAGCGTCGGATGA
- a CDS encoding LCP family protein, producing the protein MSQDATMPGHRSSPENPRRGRKRVRTRGQRIRRAVLLSVLVLVIAAGGTAYWLYSRLDGNIKGVDINKALGEDRPEKLPTSGQNLLVLGSDSRAGAENKELGGGAGVSGARSDTAMVVHIPEGRSKAVAVSIPRDTLVTRPECTKADGSTVKSANRVMFNSVYSQVGPACVVKTVEKLSGVRIDHYLEINFSGFKGLVDAIGGVTVDVPEDIHDKSSGLDLTAGSHKLDGTQSLAYVRTRHGIGDGSDLGRIGLQQQFLFALLSEVKKQDLLGSPTSAYKIANSATKSLTTDEGLASLKSLTDFARSMNGVDPASMETIMLPVAYDKIDPNRVISAEPQAGTLWKAIREDATIPESAKKSPATGG; encoded by the coding sequence ATGAGCCAAGACGCCACCATGCCCGGACACCGGAGCTCCCCGGAGAACCCCCGCCGCGGGCGCAAGCGTGTGCGGACGCGGGGCCAGCGCATACGCCGGGCCGTCCTGCTGTCCGTTCTGGTGCTCGTCATCGCCGCGGGCGGCACGGCCTACTGGCTCTACAGCCGGCTCGACGGGAACATCAAGGGCGTCGACATCAACAAGGCGCTCGGTGAGGACCGTCCCGAGAAGCTGCCGACCAGCGGGCAGAACCTGCTGGTCCTGGGCTCGGACTCGCGGGCCGGGGCCGAGAACAAGGAGCTGGGCGGCGGCGCGGGCGTCAGCGGGGCACGTTCCGACACGGCGATGGTCGTGCACATCCCGGAAGGGCGCAGCAAGGCGGTCGCCGTCTCGATACCCCGTGACACCCTGGTGACCCGGCCCGAGTGCACCAAGGCCGACGGCTCGACGGTGAAGTCCGCGAACCGTGTGATGTTCAACTCCGTGTACTCCCAGGTCGGCCCCGCCTGTGTGGTCAAGACCGTCGAGAAGCTGTCCGGTGTGCGCATCGACCACTACCTGGAGATCAACTTCTCCGGGTTCAAGGGTCTCGTCGACGCCATCGGAGGCGTGACCGTCGACGTCCCCGAGGACATCCACGACAAGTCCTCCGGTCTCGACCTCACCGCCGGGTCCCACAAGCTCGACGGCACCCAGTCCCTCGCCTACGTCCGCACCCGGCACGGCATCGGTGACGGCAGCGACCTCGGGCGCATCGGGCTCCAGCAGCAGTTCCTGTTCGCCCTGCTCAGCGAGGTCAAGAAGCAGGATCTGCTGGGGAGTCCGACCAGCGCCTACAAGATCGCTAACTCCGCGACCAAGTCGCTGACCACCGACGAGGGTCTCGCCTCGCTCAAGTCGCTGACCGACTTCGCCCGTTCGATGAACGGGGTCGACCCGGCATCGATGGAGACCATCATGCTCCCTGTCGCCTACGACAAAATCGACCCGAACCGGGTGATCTCCGCGGAGCCGCAGGCCGGCACGCTGTGGAAGGCGATCCGCGAGGACGCCACCATCCCGGAGTCCGCCAAGAAGTCGCCTGCCACCGGCGGCTGA
- a CDS encoding amino acid permease, whose product MSTQQDLPPSGDGLFRTKTVEQSIRDTEEPEHALKKSLSALDLTVFGVGVIIGTGIFVLTGKVAKETAGPATAIAFVVAGVVCGLAALCYAEFASTVPVAGSAYTFSYASLGELVAWIIGWDLVLEFALGTAVVAVGWSGYVRSLLDNAGWHLPDALSGPDVADGFGFDILAFVLVLVLTVILVLGMKLSARVTTVVVAIKVTVVLIVIIAGLFFIDTANYSPFVPEAQPQPSGSGLDAPLVQLIFGYAPTNFGVMGIFTAASVVFFAFIGFDVVATAAEETRVPQRDMPRGIMASLFICTALYVAVSIVVTGMQHYTELSVSAPLADAFKAVGHPFYAGVISFGAAVGLTVVCMILLLGQTRVFFAMSRDGLLPRFFSKTHPRFHTPYRPTILLGVLIAVIAGFTSINELATLVNIGTLFAFVVVALGVIVLRRTRPDLHRAFRTPLVPLIPILSVAASVWLMLNLPAETWLRFGVWMVIGVVIYFAYGRGHSRVNRTRV is encoded by the coding sequence GTGAGCACCCAGCAGGACCTGCCCCCCAGTGGAGACGGGCTGTTCCGGACCAAGACGGTCGAACAGTCCATCCGCGACACCGAGGAGCCGGAGCACGCCCTCAAGAAGTCCCTCTCCGCCCTGGACCTCACGGTCTTCGGAGTGGGCGTCATCATCGGCACCGGCATCTTCGTGCTCACCGGCAAGGTGGCCAAGGAGACCGCCGGACCGGCCACCGCCATCGCCTTCGTGGTGGCGGGCGTCGTCTGCGGCCTGGCCGCGCTCTGCTACGCGGAGTTCGCCTCCACCGTCCCGGTGGCCGGCTCGGCGTACACCTTCTCCTACGCCTCGCTCGGTGAGCTGGTCGCCTGGATCATCGGCTGGGACCTGGTCCTGGAGTTCGCGCTGGGCACGGCGGTGGTGGCGGTCGGCTGGTCCGGCTACGTCCGCTCGCTGCTGGACAACGCGGGCTGGCACCTTCCCGACGCGCTCTCCGGACCGGACGTGGCGGACGGATTCGGCTTCGACATCCTCGCCTTCGTCCTCGTGCTGGTGCTGACCGTCATCCTGGTCCTCGGCATGAAGCTGTCCGCGCGGGTCACGACGGTGGTGGTCGCCATCAAGGTGACCGTCGTCCTGATCGTGATCATCGCGGGGCTCTTCTTCATCGACACGGCGAACTACTCGCCCTTCGTCCCCGAGGCCCAGCCGCAGCCCTCCGGATCGGGCCTTGACGCCCCGCTGGTCCAGCTGATCTTCGGCTACGCCCCCACGAACTTCGGCGTCATGGGCATCTTCACCGCCGCCTCCGTCGTCTTCTTCGCCTTCATCGGCTTCGACGTCGTCGCCACGGCCGCCGAGGAGACGAGGGTCCCGCAGCGCGACATGCCGCGCGGCATCATGGCCTCGCTCTTCATCTGCACGGCCCTGTACGTCGCCGTATCGATCGTCGTCACCGGAATGCAGCACTACACCGAGCTCTCCGTGAGCGCCCCGCTCGCCGACGCCTTCAAGGCCGTCGGCCACCCCTTCTACGCGGGCGTCATCAGCTTCGGCGCCGCGGTCGGCCTCACCGTGGTCTGCATGATCCTGCTGCTGGGCCAGACCCGGGTGTTCTTCGCGATGAGCCGCGACGGCCTGCTGCCGCGCTTCTTCTCCAAGACGCACCCGCGGTTCCACACCCCGTACCGCCCGACCATCCTGCTCGGCGTGCTCATCGCGGTCATCGCCGGTTTCACCAGCATCAACGAACTCGCGACGCTGGTGAACATCGGCACGCTCTTCGCCTTCGTCGTCGTGGCGCTGGGCGTCATCGTCCTGCGCCGCACCCGCCCCGACCTGCACCGCGCCTTCCGCACGCCGCTGGTCCCGCTGATCCCGATCCTGTCGGTCGCCGCGTCGGTCTGGCTGATGCTCAACCTGCCGGCCGAGACGTGGCTGCGGTTCGGCGTCTGGATGGTCATCGGCGTGGTCATCTACTTCGCGTACGGACGCGGGCACAGCCGGGTGAACCGCACCCGGGTGTGA
- the dxs gene encoding 1-deoxy-D-xylulose-5-phosphate synthase, with translation MTQPREARHARAVAGDGWDLLNRIGGPRDLDRLTPEQLEQLAEEIRAFLVDAVSKTGGHLGPNLGVVELTIALHRVFDSPKDKVLFDTGHQSYVHKLLTGRQDFSKLKSKGGLSGYPSRAESEHDVIENSHASTVLGWADGLAKANEVLGRPDHVVAVIGDGALTGGMAWEALNNIAAAKDRPLVIVVNDNERSYAPTIGGLANHLATLRTTDGYERFLARGKDLLERTPVVGKPLYETLHGAKKGLKDFIAPQGMFEDLGLKYVGPIDGHDLEALESALQRAKRFGGPVIVHCLTEKGRGYTPALLDEADRFHAVGKIHPDTGLPVATSGLDWTSVFGEEMVKLGHEREDIVAITAAMLQPVGLTKFEKAFPDRIYDVGIAEQHGAVSAAGLATGGLHPVFAVYATFLNRAFDQVLMDVALHKCGVTFVLDRAGVTGTDGASHNGMWDMSILQCVPTLRIAAPRDADQVRAQLREAVEVDDAPTVVRFSKGAVGPSVKAVGTAGGMDVLRKPAAARPDVLLVSIGALAPMCLEIADLLDAQGISTTVVDPRWVKPVDEAMAPLAARHRVVVTVEDNSRAGGVGSAVAQALRDADVDVPLRDFGIPPVFLDHASRKEVMAEIGLTAPDIARQVTGLVAKLDGRYDTDAANSSVAEPVRD, from the coding sequence GTGACACAGCCGCGCGAAGCGCGTCATGCACGGGCGGTGGCGGGCGACGGATGGGATCTGCTGAACCGCATCGGCGGACCGCGTGACCTGGACCGGCTCACCCCCGAGCAGCTGGAGCAGCTCGCCGAAGAGATCCGGGCCTTCCTCGTCGACGCCGTCTCCAAGACCGGCGGCCACCTCGGACCCAACCTCGGCGTGGTCGAGCTGACCATCGCCCTGCACCGGGTCTTCGACTCGCCGAAGGACAAGGTCCTCTTCGACACCGGCCACCAGAGCTATGTGCACAAGCTCCTCACCGGCCGGCAGGACTTCTCGAAGCTCAAGAGCAAGGGCGGCCTCTCCGGCTACCCCTCGCGCGCCGAGTCCGAGCACGACGTCATCGAGAACTCCCACGCCTCCACCGTGCTCGGCTGGGCCGACGGCCTGGCCAAGGCCAACGAGGTGCTGGGCCGCCCCGACCACGTCGTCGCGGTCATCGGTGACGGAGCTCTCACCGGCGGCATGGCCTGGGAGGCGCTGAACAACATCGCCGCCGCCAAGGACCGCCCCCTCGTCATCGTCGTCAACGACAACGAGCGCTCCTACGCCCCGACCATCGGCGGCCTCGCCAACCACCTGGCGACCCTGCGCACCACCGACGGCTACGAACGCTTCCTGGCCCGCGGCAAGGACCTCCTGGAGCGCACCCCCGTCGTCGGCAAGCCGCTGTACGAGACGCTGCACGGCGCCAAGAAGGGCCTCAAGGACTTCATCGCCCCGCAGGGCATGTTCGAGGACCTCGGCCTGAAGTACGTCGGCCCGATCGACGGCCACGACCTGGAGGCCCTGGAGTCGGCGCTCCAGCGCGCCAAGCGCTTCGGCGGGCCCGTCATCGTGCACTGCCTCACGGAGAAGGGCCGCGGCTACACCCCGGCCCTGCTCGACGAGGCGGACCGCTTCCACGCCGTCGGCAAGATCCACCCCGACACCGGCCTGCCCGTCGCCACCTCCGGCCTCGACTGGACCTCCGTCTTCGGCGAGGAGATGGTCAAGCTCGGCCACGAGCGCGAGGACATCGTCGCGATCACCGCGGCCATGCTCCAGCCGGTCGGCCTGACCAAGTTCGAGAAGGCCTTCCCGGACCGGATCTACGACGTCGGCATCGCCGAGCAGCACGGCGCGGTCTCCGCGGCGGGCCTCGCCACCGGCGGTCTGCACCCGGTCTTCGCGGTGTACGCCACCTTCCTGAACCGCGCCTTCGACCAGGTCCTGATGGACGTCGCCCTGCACAAGTGCGGTGTGACGTTCGTCCTGGACCGGGCCGGGGTCACCGGTACGGACGGCGCCTCGCACAACGGCATGTGGGACATGTCGATCCTGCAGTGCGTGCCGACGCTGCGGATCGCCGCCCCGCGCGACGCCGACCAGGTCCGCGCCCAACTGCGCGAGGCCGTCGAGGTCGACGACGCGCCGACGGTCGTCCGCTTCTCCAAGGGCGCGGTCGGCCCGTCGGTCAAGGCCGTCGGCACGGCCGGCGGCATGGACGTGCTGCGCAAGCCGGCCGCCGCCCGGCCGGACGTCCTGCTCGTCTCCATCGGGGCGCTCGCCCCGATGTGCCTGGAGATCGCGGACCTGCTCGACGCCCAGGGCATCTCGACCACCGTCGTCGACCCCCGCTGGGTCAAGCCCGTCGACGAGGCCATGGCCCCGCTCGCGGCCAGGCACCGGGTCGTCGTCACCGTCGAGGACAACAGCCGGGCCGGCGGTGTCGGCTCCGCCGTCGCCCAGGCCCTGCGCGACGCCGACGTCGACGTACCGCTGCGCGACTTCGGCATCCCGCCGGTCTTCCTGGACCACGCCTCCCGCAAGGAGGTGATGGCCGAGATCGGGCTGACCGCACCGGACATCGCCCGTCAGGTCACCGGCCTGGTCGCCAAGCTCGACGGCCGCTACGACACGGACGCGGCGAACAGCTCGGTGGCGGAGCCGGTCCGCGACTGA